The following coding sequences lie in one Spinacia oleracea cultivar Varoflay chromosome 1, BTI_SOV_V1, whole genome shotgun sequence genomic window:
- the LOC110795836 gene encoding uncharacterized protein, with amino-acid sequence MMKSEKEQPKAVVVGGSIAGVSCAHALISAGWQVVVLDKSAGPTTGSPTGAGLGLDPLACNIISSWLGDSVPLYKATMPLTIDQNQVTGIDKKTSRTLTRDEEFNFRAAHWADLHGLLLDSLPSEIFLWGHQFLSFCISDDKNSVTLKVKVLKTSEIIQVVGDLLIAADGCLSSIRKTFLPNHSLRYAGYCAWRGVLDFSENEDSEVIRGIRRVYPDLGKCLYFDLGPQTHCVFYQLLNKKMNWIWYINQPEPDKKGNSVTLKVSKDTIKKMHEDAEKIWVPELAGLIKATEEPFVNLIYDSDPLDQIFWDNVVLVGDAAHPSTPHCLRSTNMSLIDAAVLGKCLEKWGSEYLQSALTEYQSARLPVVANQVLHSRHVGRIKQGLSLPDRHPFDPNTATSENCFEIQQKNVPFFSIPDI; translated from the exons ATGATGAAAAGTGAGAAGGAGCAGCCCAAGGCAGTGGTGGTAGGAGGAAGCATAGCTGGAGTATCGTGTGCTCACGCGCTCATATCCGCGGGTTGGCAAGTTGTGGTGCTCGACAAATCAGCTGGACCAACAACCGGCAGCCCAACTGGTGCTGGGCTGGGCCTGGACCCTTTGGCCTGCAACATCATCAGCTCTTGGCTCGGTGATTCCGTACCTCTTTACAAGGCTACCATGCCTCTTACCATTGACCAG AATCAAGTAACAGGCATAGACAAGAAGACTAGCCGGACTTTAACAAGAGATGAGGAATTCAACTTCAGAGCAGCTCACTGGGCTGATCTTCATGGCCTTTTACTTGATTCATTGCCTTCAGAAATATTCTTATGGGGTCATCAGTTTCTGTCATTCTGCATTTCTGATGACAAGAATTCAGTCACTTTGAAGGTTAAAGTACTTAAAACTAGCGAAATCATACAAGTCGTTGGTGATCTTCTTATTGCTGCAGATGGGTGTCTTTCTTCGATTCGAAAAACATTTCTTCCCAACCATAGTCTAAG GTATGCAGGATACTGTGCATGGAGAGGGGTGCTTGATTTTTCAGAGAATGAAGATTCCGAGGTTATAAGAGGGATACGAAGGGTGTACCCAGATCTCGGAAAATGCTTATACTTTGATCTTGGACCGCAAACTCATTGTGTGTTTTACCAACTTCTAAACAAAAAGATGAATTGGATTTGGTACATTAATCAGCCAGAGCCAGATAAGAAG GGAAATTCAGTAACCTTAAAAGTGAGCAAAGACACAATCAAGAAGATGCACGAAGATGCAGAAAAGATATGGGTTCCTGAACTGGCAGGACTCATCAAAGCTACAGAGGAGCCTTTTGTGAATTTGATTTACGACTCTGACCCCCTTGACCAGATCTTCTGGGACAATGTAGTACTGGTTGGAGATGCAGCTCATCCTTCAACTCCTCATTGCTTGAGAAGCACAAACATGTCTCTTATTGATGCAGCAGTCTTAGGCAAATGTCTCGAGAAATGGGGTTCGGAATATCTACAGTCTGCTCTTACAGAATACCAGTCAGCTCGATTGCCTGTTGTTGCTAATCAGGTACTCCATTCTCGGCATGTTGGTAGGATTAAACAAGGTCTCAGTCTTCCTGATCGCCACCCTTTTGATCCGAATACTGCTACTTCTGAGAATTGCTTTGAGATTCAACAGAAGAATGTACCTTTCTTTAGCATTCCTGACATATAA
- the LOC110795835 gene encoding V-type proton ATPase subunit c''2 translates to MVYPVTSSWARALVQISPYTFSALGIALSIGISVLGAAWGIYITGSSLIGAAIKAPRITSKNLISVIFCEAVAIYGVIVAIILQTKLESVPSSLIYEPESLRAGYAIFASGLIVGFANLVCGLCVGIIGSSCALSDAQNSTLFVKILVIEIFGSALGLFGVIVGIIMSAQATWPKAA, encoded by the exons ATGGTGTACCCGGTAACAAGTTCATGGGCGAGAGCTCTGGTTCAGATCTCTCCTTACACCTTCTCGGCCCTCGGCATCGCCCTTTCCATTGGCATCTCCGTCCTCGGCGCCGCCTG GGGAATTTATATTACTGGGAGTAGTTTGATTGGTGCGGCAATCAAAGCTCCTAGAATCACATCCAAAAATCTCATCAG TGTAATCTTTTGTGAAGCTGTAGCTATTTATGGAGTAATTGTCGCTATCATTCTGCAGACAAAGCTAGAGAGTGTTCCTTCATCTCTTATTTACGAACCTGAGTCACTTAGAGCAGGATATGCAATCTTTGCATCTGGACTTATTGTCGGCTTTGCCAACCTTGTTTGTGG GTTGTGTGTGGGTATAATTGGAAGCAGTTGTGCTTTATCTGATGCTCAAAACTCCACGCTGTTTGTGAAGATTTTGGTGATCGAGATTTTTGGAAGTGCCCTTGGGTTGTTCGGTGTGATTGTTGGCATCATTATGTCAGCCCAAGCAACATGGCCAAAGGCTGCATGA